In one window of Miscanthus floridulus cultivar M001 chromosome 12, ASM1932011v1, whole genome shotgun sequence DNA:
- the LOC136496201 gene encoding rust resistance kinase Lr10-like: protein MERARLQAMEMQQAAAGAPIIQPAANGSPTPPYAIANHVVEMGAVNRFLDDILREKPARFTPENLREFTRNYAERLGSGGFGVVYRGAFPNGVQVAVKILNSTLDRRAEEQFMAEVGTAGRTYHINLVRLYGFCFDATTKALVYEYLEKGSLDRVLFEHEQWRDTDLGDALGFDALYGIVVGTARGVRYLHEECQHRIIHYDIKPGNVLLTLDYTPKVADFGLARLCNRDNTHLTMTGARGTPGYAAPELWLPLPVTHKCDVYSFGMLMFEILGRRRNLELQHPAVSQEWYPKWVWQRFDQGKFDDVMAASGIHAEDRDKAERMCKVALWCVQYQPEARPSMRSVVRMLEGEEDIARPVNPFTYMASLHMISSSSSGDGDSAAASSNSSKEFRGTRSAVNNQARERVFIFVFFVECIGIISWLNSAYLQFNTFVISKL from the coding sequence ATGGAGCGCGCGCGGCTGCAGGCCATGGAGATGCAGCAGGCAGCGGCAGGCGCGCCAATAATCCAGCCGGCGGCGAACGGCTCGCCGACACCGCCTTACGCTATTGCTAACCATGTCGTGGAGATGGGAGCCGTGAACCGGTTCCTGGACGACATACTGCGGGAGAAGCCCGCGCGGTTCACGCCGGAGAACCTCCGCGAGTTCACCCGGAACTACGCAGAGCGGCTCGGGTCCGGCGGCTTCGGCGTGGTGTACCGCGGCGCGTTCCCGAACGGCGTGCAGGTGGCCGTCAAGATCCTCAACAGCACGCTGGACCGGCGCGCCGAGGAGCAATTCATGGCGGAGGTCGGCACCGCGGGGCGCACCTACCACATCAACCTCGTCCGCCTCTACGGCTTCTGCTTCGATGCCACCACCAAGGCGCTGGTGTACGAGTACCTCGAGAAAGGCTCGCTCGACCGCGTGCTCTTCGAGCACGAGCAGTGGCGGGACACGGACCTGGGCGACGCGCTCGGCTTCGACGCGCTGTATGGCATCGTCGTGGGCACGGCGCGCGGGGTGAGGTACCTGCACGAGGAGTGCCAGCACCGGATCATCCACTACGACATCAAGCCCGGCAACGTGCTGCTCACCTTGGACTACACACCGAAGGTGGCCGACTTCGGCCTCGCCAGGCTCTGCAACCGCGACAACACGCACCTGACGATGACCGGCGCGCGGGGCACGCCCGGGTACGCCGCGCCGGAGCTGTGGCTGCCGCTGCCGGTGACGCACAAGTGCGACGTCTACAGCTTCGGCATGCTGATGTTCGAGATCCTCGGAAGGCGGCGCaacctggagctgcagcacccCGCTGTGAGCCAGGAGTGGTACCCCAAGTGGGTGTGGCAGAGGTTCGACCAGGGGAAGTTCGACGACGTCATGGCGGCGTCGGGGATCCATGCCGAGGACAGGGACAAGGCGGAGAGGATGTGCAAGGTGGCGCTGTGGTGCGTGCAGTACCAGCCGGAGGCGAGGCCGTCCATGCGCAGCGTGGTCAGGATGCTGGAAGGCGAGGAGGATATTGCACGGCCTGTGAATCCATTCACGTACATGGCGAGCCTGCACATGATCTCCAGCTCCAGCAGCGGCGACGGTGATAGCGCTGCCGCCTCCAGCAATTCGTCCAAAGAATTTCGAGGCACGAGGAGTGCTGTTAATAATCAGGCCAGAGAACGCGTGTTCATTTTcgttttctttgtcgagtgcattgGTATCATCAGTTGGTTGAATAGTGCTTACTTGCAATTCAACACGTTTGTAATTTCAAAATTATAG